In a genomic window of Deferribacterota bacterium:
- a CDS encoding heme-binding domain-containing protein: protein MKKVIFYLLIFVLIIFIIIQFIPVSFENPPVKQEIDAPDKVISILRDNCYDCHSNLTKWPWYNKIAPISWVIKRDVNSGRASINFTEWDKYKSIENIIKEMIVEAVREGRMPPLMYRLGHPSSRITKDKLKILQDWAKGKFDK, encoded by the coding sequence ATGAAAAAAGTTATCTTTTATTTATTAATTTTTGTTTTAATAATATTTATAATAATTCAGTTTATACCTGTTAGCTTTGAAAATCCGCCTGTAAAACAAGAAATAGATGCCCCAGATAAGGTTATCAGTATTCTAAGAGATAATTGTTATGATTGTCATTCTAATTTGACAAAATGGCCATGGTATAATAAAATTGCTCCAATTTCTTGGGTTATAAAAAGGGATGTAAACAGTGGTAGGGCAAGTATTAACTTTACTGAATGGGATAAATATAAATCAATTGAGAATATTATTAAGGAGATGATTGTGGAAGCTGTTAGAGAGGGAAGGATGCCTCCGTTAATGTATAGACTTGGGCATCCTTCTTCTAGAATAACTAAAGATAAGCTTAAAATTCTTCAAGATTGGGCAAAAGGTAAATTTGACAAATAA
- a CDS encoding phytase, producing MTNNYIGSITKYILLFFLLTIIGCTFNDDSSINRKVVKVYPSLETTPVYRWGDDADDMAIWIDEDNMSNSFIIGALKKEGIALYNLNGEMFRFYSSGLFNNVDVRYNYKTNNGTIDLVAATDRRFNGMVLFRIDKINRRLIPIATSTPKLKMKVYGLCMYHNKDNDNYYIFVTSKSGLIEQWKIVNSDKIELNYVRKLKLKSQVEGCVSDDEYGYLFVSEEERGLWKYNIREQGNLKPVLVDSADKGGYLSEEVEGVTIYYSKGGSGYIIVSSQGADRFDIYNRKPPHKYVGSFKIVDNYKDKIDGVSHTDGCDVINQSINNKFPYGFFIAQDDKNTMPDGHQNFKLVAWENIAKELNLIVDINYKYW from the coding sequence TTGACAAATAATTATATAGGTTCAATAACAAAATATATCTTGTTATTTTTTTTACTAACTATTATTGGCTGTACATTTAATGACGATAGCTCAATTAATAGAAAAGTTGTAAAAGTATACCCTTCTCTTGAAACCACTCCAGTTTATAGGTGGGGGGATGATGCGGATGATATGGCTATTTGGATAGATGAAGATAACATGTCAAACAGCTTTATTATAGGCGCTCTTAAGAAAGAAGGAATAGCTTTATATAATTTAAATGGTGAGATGTTTAGATTTTATAGTTCTGGTTTATTTAATAATGTAGATGTGCGTTATAATTATAAAACAAATAATGGGACAATAGATTTAGTTGCAGCAACAGATAGAAGATTTAATGGAATGGTTCTCTTTAGGATTGATAAAATAAATAGAAGATTAATACCTATAGCAACAAGTACACCTAAATTAAAAATGAAGGTTTATGGGCTGTGTATGTACCATAATAAAGATAATGACAATTATTATATTTTTGTTACGAGTAAAAGTGGTTTAATAGAACAGTGGAAAATAGTAAATAGTGATAAAATTGAATTAAATTATGTAAGGAAATTAAAATTAAAAAGTCAGGTTGAAGGATGTGTTTCTGATGATGAATATGGTTATCTCTTTGTTTCAGAAGAGGAGAGAGGCTTATGGAAATATAATATTAGAGAACAAGGGAATCTGAAACCAGTTTTGGTTGATAGTGCAGATAAAGGTGGGTATTTATCAGAAGAGGTAGAGGGTGTAACTATTTATTATAGCAAGGGTGGAAGTGGATATATAATAGTCTCAAGTCAAGGAGCTGATCGCTTTGATATATATAATAGAAAACCACCCCATAAATATGTTGGTAGTTTTAAAATTGTTGACAATTATAAAGATAAAATTGATGGTGTATCCCATACTGATGGGTGTGATGTAATCAATCAAAGTATTAATAATAAATTTCCCTATGGTTTTTTTATTGCACAAGATGATAAAAATACTATGCCTGACGGGCATCAAAATTTTAAATTAGTGGCATGGGAAAATATAGCGAAAGAATTAAATTTAATTGTTGATATAAACTATAAATACTGGTAA